In the genome of Elephas maximus indicus isolate mEleMax1 chromosome 6, mEleMax1 primary haplotype, whole genome shotgun sequence, one region contains:
- the MOB4 gene encoding MOB-like protein phocein isoform X1 — MVMAEGTAVLRRNRPGTKAQDFYNWPDESFDEMDSTLAVQQYIQQNIRADCSNIDKILEPPEGQDEGVWKYEHLRQFCLELNGLAVKLQSECHPDTCTQMTATEQWIFLCAAHKTPKECPAIDYTRHTLDGAACLLNSNKYFPSRVSIKESSVAKLGSVCRRIYRIFSHAYFHHRQIFDEYENETFLCHRFTKFVMKYNLMSKDNLIVPILEDEVQNSVSGESEA, encoded by the exons GACGGCAGTGCTGAGGCGGAACAGACCGGGCACCAAGGCACAG gatttcTATAATTGGCCTGATGAATCCTTTGATGAAATGGACAGTACACTGGCTGTTCAGCAG TATATTCAACAAAACATAAGGGCAGATTGCTCCAATATTGACAAAATCCTTGAACCACCTGAAGGCCAAGATGAAGGTGTGTGGAAGTATGAACATTTAAG GCAGTTCTGTCTTGAGCTAAATGGACTTGCTGTCAAACTTCAG AGTGAGTGCCATCCAGATACATGTACTCAGATGACAGCAACTGAACAATGGATTTTTCTTTGTGCAGCTCATAAAACTCCAAAAGAG TGTCCTGCTATAGACTACACTAGGCACACGCTTGATGGTGCTGCCTGTCTTCTGAATAGCAATAAATATTTTCCCAGCAG GGTTAGCATAAAAGAGTCATCTGTAGCAAAACTAGGATCAGTGTGCCGTAGGATTTATAGAATATTTTCACATGCTTATTTTCATCACCGGCAGATATTTGATGAATATGAA AATGAGACATTTTTGTGTCATCGGTTTACTAAATTTGTGATGAAATATAATTTGATGTCCAAGGATAACCTGATTGTACCAATTTTAGAAGACGAAGTACAGAATTCAGTTTCTGGAGAAAGTGAAGCTTGA